From Solidesulfovibrio carbinoliphilus subsp. oakridgensis, the proteins below share one genomic window:
- a CDS encoding single-stranded DNA-binding protein — protein sequence MAGSINKVILVGRLGQDPKLTYLASGSPVAEFSVATDESYKDREGNKQEKTEWHRVKVFGRSAEFCNNYLTKGRLVYIEGTLRTRSWEDQQGQKRYTTEVVVTGPGHTVQGLDSRGQASEAPMGEEGGFQPRRAPQQGGGGGGQGGAPRGNYGGQGQSGGSRQQPYPDEDQGPAFPSEASGMDDVPF from the coding sequence ATGGCCGGAAGCATCAATAAAGTCATTCTGGTCGGCCGGCTCGGCCAGGACCCCAAGCTCACCTATCTGGCCTCCGGGAGCCCGGTGGCCGAGTTCAGCGTGGCCACGGACGAGTCCTACAAGGATCGCGAAGGCAACAAGCAGGAAAAGACCGAGTGGCACCGGGTCAAGGTGTTCGGCCGCTCGGCGGAATTCTGCAACAATTACCTGACAAAGGGCCGTCTGGTCTACATCGAGGGGACGCTTCGCACCCGCAGCTGGGAAGACCAGCAAGGGCAGAAGCGCTACACCACCGAGGTGGTGGTGACCGGCCCGGGCCATACCGTCCAGGGGCTTGATTCCCGTGGCCAGGCGTCCGAGGCCCCCATGGGCGAGGAGGGCGGCTTCCAGCCCCGCCGCGCCCCCCAGCAGGGAGGTGGCGGCGGTGGTCAGGGCGGCGCGCCGCGCGGGAACTACGGCGGCCAGGGCCAGTCGGGCGGCTCCCGGCAGCAGCCCTATCCGGATGAGGACCAGGGCCCGGCCTTCCCCTCCGAAGCCTCGGGCATGGACGACGTGCCGTTTTAG